The Pseudophryne corroboree isolate aPseCor3 chromosome 2, aPseCor3.hap2, whole genome shotgun sequence genome has a segment encoding these proteins:
- the LOC134989753 gene encoding odorant receptor 131-2-like, producing the protein MFFMLCIFLYFMAIILNAFFTVPHVRENPRYILFIHMLVNDLVYLTVSFFLFLSLLCAVYMPVLVCYTIITFSTCTFSITPYNLAVMSLERYVAICHPLRHAELCTAQRSSIAIAIMWTVGLIPQLPDFIAFCFTVEKRVFSISILCNWPLLIVNEVQVVLRTVTIVISFSVVVLIIGYTYIKVMLVAKRIDSGKSASKAGKTVLLHAFQLMLCMLSLLNSYTDKYLSPYFYYMPLINYFLLTCIPRFISPLIYGSRDEVLGKRMRNACTSQRSLSGNF; encoded by the coding sequence ATGTTCTTCATGTTATGCATCTTCTTGTACTTCATGGCCATTATACTGAATGCCTTCTTCACCGTTCCTCATGTCCGAGAGAACCCTCGCTATATACTGTTTATCCACATGCTTGTCAATGATCTTGTATATCTAACTGTTTCATTTTTTCTCTTCCTGTCTCTTTTGTGCGCGGTATACATGCCTGTGCTGGTTTGCTACACAATCATCACCTTCTCCACGTGCACATTTAGTATTACTCCGTACAATTTGGCGGTCATGTCTTTAGAACGTTATGTAGCCATTTGCCATCCATTAAGACATGCGGAATTGTGCACTGCACAGAGATCTAGTATTGCTATCGCCATCATGTGGACAGTGGGGCTTATTCCACAGCTCCCCGATTTTATTGCATTTTGTTTTACTGTGGAGAAACGCGTCTTTTCAATCAGTATCCTCTGCAACTGGCCACTGCTAATAGTGAATGAGGTACAGGTGGTCTTAAGAACAGTAACCATAGTAATTAGCTTTTCTGTGGTTGTACTGATAATCGGCTACACGTACATCAAAGTTATGCTGGTGGCTAAGAGGATTGATTCTGGGAAATCTGCTTCTAAGGCTGGAAAAACTGTCCTGCTCCACGCGTTTCAGCTCATGTTGTGCATGTTGTCTTTATTGAATTCATATACTGACAAATATTTGTCACCATATTTTTACTATATGCCATTAATCAACTATTTCCTGCTTACGTGTATTCCCAGATTTATAAGTCCATTAATTTATGGAAGTAGGGATGAAGTTCTAGGTAAACGTATGAGAAATGCGTGCACTTCACAAAGGTCCCTATCTGGAAACTTTTGA